The Actinomycetota bacterium region CGGGGTAGCGGGCAGCGCCGGGACCGACGACGGGACGGGCCCCGATCGCGGCCGCAGCGACGTCCGGCGGTCCGACGTGCGGCCCGTCGCCACGCCGACCCGCCGCGTCGTAACAGGCCCAGTGCACTTCGCCGCGCAACGCGTCCGACGTCGCCGCGAGCGGGCCGGCGATACCGCGGTCCCGGGCGGCCGCGGCGACGGCGTCCAGCGAGCAGACGCCGTACACCGCGACGTCCACGACGTAGCCGAGTACCACCGCGGTCGCCAGTCCCACCCGCAGCCCGGTGAACGGGCCGGGACCGACGCCGACGGCGATCGCCGTGAGGTCCGCCGGGCGTGCCCCGATGGCCGAGATCGCCTCGGCCACCATGGGAGCCAGCAGCTCGCCGTGACCTTGCGCGGCGGTCTGCGTCCGCGCCACCAACGACGTCGAGCCGTCGTGGATCGCCACGGTGATCTGCGGCGACGACGTGTCGAGGGCGAGCAGCAGCACGCCGACGAACTTACCGGCGGCTCATGAGGACAGGCTGCCGTGCTCGCTGCAGCGGGCGGTCCACCCGGTCGGCGTCACCTGCACGACCATGCGCCGCCGGCACTGCCCGCAGTACCGCGGCGGCTCCAGTTGCCGCCGCCGGCGGCATTCGCCGTGGTCGGCCGCATCCAGTCCCACACCGCAGTGATCGCAGTAGCCGACCACCGTCGAATCCGCCGCCGTCACAACGAACTCGACAGCGCCTTGATGGGCATCCGCAACTCGTCCAGCAACTGCAGGTCCTCGGCGGGGTCGCGGCCCAGGGTCGTCAGGTAGTTCCCGACGATGACCGCATTGATGCCGCCCAGCAGGCCGTCGCGGGTGCCGAGGTCGCCGAGGGTGAGTTCTCGGCCGCCGGCGTACCGCAGGATCGTGCGCGGCATCGCCAGCCGGAACGCCGCGATCGTCCGCAACGCATCGGCGGCCGGCATGACGTCGCGGTCACCGAACGGCGTACCCGGCCGGGGGTTCAGGAAGTTGAGCGGGACCTCGTCCGGTTCCAGGGCGGCGAGTTGGGCCGCGAACTCCGCGCGCTGCTCGATCGACTCGCCCATCCCGACCAGCCCGCCGCAGCACACCTCCATACCGGCCTCGCCGACCATCCGCAGCGTCTCCCAGCGCTCCTCCCAGGTGTGGGTGGACACCACGTTCGGGAAGTACGACCGGGCCGTCTCCAGGTTGTGGTTGTAGCGATGCACCCCCATCTGCACCAGGTCGTCGACCTGCTGCTGGGTGAGCATGCCCACCGACGCGGCCACCTGGATGTCGACCGCGGCGTGGATGGCCGCAACACCTTCGCGCAGTTGCGTCATGAGCCGTTCGTCGGGACCACGGACCGCGGCGACGATGCAGAACTCGGTAGCGCCCGTCGCGGCCGTCTCCTTGGCCGCCTGCACGAGCGCGGGGATGTCCAGCCAGGCTGCCCGGACCGGCGAGGAGAACAGGCCGGACTGGGAGCAGAAGTGGCAGTCCTCCGGGCAGCCGCCGGTCTTCACCGACACGATCCCCTCGACCTCGACCTCGGGCCCGCAGTGCGCCATCCGGACCTCGTGCGCCAACGCCAGCAGCTCCGGAAGCCGGTCGTCGGGCAACAGCAGGACTTCGAGGACCTGGGCCTCGGACAACCCGATGCCCTGCTCAAGCACCTGCTGGCGGGCCACTGCCAAGACATCGCTCACCCGTGTTGCTCCTTCGTCATACCGACCCGCTGATCCGGACGTCTTCGGTACGGCGGAACGCCGCCGCGTCGAAACTGCCGCCGAGCGAGGGTCCCAGACCGGCGCGGGCGACGTGGCAGAACCCCGCCCGATCGAGCTCACCGGCCCGAGCCGGCAGCGCGCCGGCCAGCGGCCGGGCGGCGAGCAGCTCGAGATCGGCGAGGTTGCTGCGGTCGTCCAGCCCGGGCTCGGCCGGCCACGTACCGATCACGACCCCGGCCAGCTGGAGCCCGCGGTGGGCCATCGCCTCCAACGTCAGGGCGGTGTGGTTCAGCGTGCCCAGGCCGGCCGCGACCACCACCAGCACCGCGGCGTCCAGCGCTGCCGCCAGGTCGGCGATCGTGGCGCCCGCGGCGTCGTACCGCACCAACAGTCCGCCCGCGCCCTCCACCACGACCAGGTCCCGGTCGGCCGCCAGCGCGCCGATGCGGCCGGCGGCTGCGCCCAGGTCGACCGGGGGCAGGCCGGACAGCCGTGCCGCGGCGGCCGGTGCCAGCGGGTCGGGGAAGCGGCCGTACTCGTGGAGATCCATGACCCCGCTCAACCGCCGTACCTCGTCCACGTCGCCGGGCTCACCGGGTCGTACGCCGGTCTGCCCGGGCTTGACCACCGCCACCGACGCGCCGCGAGCCGCCGCGAGCGCCGCGACCGCCGCGGTCGTCACCGTCTTGCCGACCCCGGTCCCGGTACCGGTGACGACCAGGACGCTCACGGCCGCGACCCTACGACGGCTGCGGCGGCGCGCAGCGCGGCCGCTGCTCGCTCCACGTCGGCGTCGGTGAGGTCGGCGCGCGCGGTCAACCGCAGTCGCGACACCCCACCGGGCACCGAAGGTGGACGGAAGCAGCCCACCCGGACCCCGGCCGTCGCACACGCCGCGGCCGCGGCGACCGCGTCCTGCGGGCGGCCGACGAGGACCGCGGCCACGGCACCCTGCGGCGTCGTCACCGACAGGCCGGCCGCCGACGCCGCGGCGGCCAGGTCACGGGCGCGACGGCGTACGGCGCTCGCCAGTTCCGGATGCTCGGCGAGGATGCCCAACGCGGCCAGCGCCGCACCGGCGGCGGCCGGGGCGAGGCCGGTGTCGAAGATGAAGGCCCGCCCGGAATCCAGCACGTGCGCGATCACCGCGGCGCTGCCGACCACGGCGCCGCCCTGGCTGCCCAACGCCTTGGACAGCGTGACGGTCCGGACCACGTCCGGGTCGGCGGCCAGGCCGGCGGCGTGCACGGCTCCCCGCCCGCCCTCGCCGATCACGCCGAGCCCGTGCGCCTCGTCCACCAGCAGCGCGGCCCCGCGCGCCCGGCAGACCGCGGCCAGCGCGGGCAGGTCCGCCAGGTCACCGTCGACGGAGAACACCGCGTCGGTCACCACGACCGCCCGCGGTTCCGACCGGGCCGCCAGCGCCGCGTCGACGGCAGCGACGTCGGTGTGCGGGACGACGGCGACCCGGGCCCGCGAGAGCCGGCAGGCGTCGACGATCGACGCGTGGTTGTACGCGTCGGACACGATCAGGTCACCCGGCCCGGCCAACGCGCCGAGCGCGCCGAGATTGGCCAGGTAGCCGGAGGAGAACACCAGCGCCGCTGCCGCTCCCAGGTGGCCGGCGAGCGCGGCCTCCAGCTGGCCGTGCAGCGTCGTGGACCCGGTGACCAGCCGGGAGCCGGTCGCGCCGGCGCCCCAGGTGTACGCCGCCGCGGCCGCTGCGGCGACGACGTCGGGGTGCCGGCACAACCCGAGGTAGTCGTTGCCCGCCAAGTCCAGTGAGCCGTCACCGGCGGCGTCGCGCGGCGCGAGCCGGCGTCGCAGGCCGGCGGCCTCCCGGGCCGCGGCGTACTCGTCCAGCCAGTCCAGCGCGGTCACTGCACGACGGCCCGGATGGCAGCGTCGGCGACCTGGACGAGCTCGTCGAGTTGGGCATCGTCGATCGCCAGCGGCGGCATGAGCACGACGACGTCACCGAGTGGCCGGAGGATGACGCCGAGCTCGCGAGCCTTGCGGCACACCGCCATCCCGGTCCGGTCGGTCACCGAGGCGACCTCGATGCCGGTCATCGTGCCGAGCCGGCGGATCTCGGTGACGCCGTCGTAGGTGGCCAGTCCGGCGGTGAGTTCCCCGATCCGCTCGCCCACCCGGGCGGCGTGGGCGACGGTCCCGCGTTCGACGAGCAGCCCGAGGTTGGCGATCGCTGCGGCGCAGCACAACGGGTTCGCGGTGTAGGTGTGCCCGTGGAAGAACGTACGGCCGGCCGACGGGGGGCCGAGGAATGCCTCGTACACCGCCTCGGTCGCCAGCACCGCCGACAGCGGCAGGTACCCCCCGGTGATTCCCTTGCCGCACACCAGCAGATCGGGCGCGACGCCGACGTGGTCCACCGCCCACATCCGGCCGGTGCGGCCGACCCCGGTGGCCACCTCGTCGACGATCATGAGCACGTCGTGCCGGTCGCACAGCTCGCGGACCCCGACCAGGAACGCTCCGTCGTGGGTGAGCATGCCCGCCGCGGCCTGCACCAGCGGCTCGACGATGACCGCGCAGACGCGGTCACCCTCCCGTTCCAGGAGTGACGCGAGTTCGGCCAGCACGGCCGCGGCCCGCTCGGCGCGGGGCTGGCCGGCGGCGACCAGGCCCGGGCAGGAGACCATCCGGCTCTCCAGCATGATCGGCCGGTAGGTCTCGTGGAACAGCTCCATCCCCCCGACGCTGACCGCGCCGAGGGTGTCGCCGTGGTAGCCCTCCGCCACGTGGACGTACAGCGGTCGCTGCTGTCCCCGCTGCGCCTTCGACTGGTACGCCATCTTCAGCGCCGCTTCGACCGCGGCTGCCCCGTCCCCGGCGTAGAACACCCGCGTCAGCCCGGCCGGGGCGCCGGCCAGCAGCGCCTCCGCCAAGACGATGCCGGGCTCGTGGGTGAGACCCAGGAAGGTCGAGTGGTCGAGCCGGTCGAGCTGGGCGCGTACGGCGGCGTCGATCTCCGGCACCCGGTGGCCGTGGACCGTCACCCACAACGAGGACACCCCGTCGAGGTAGCGGCGGCCGTCGCTGTCCCACAGGTACATGCCCTCGGCACGGTCGATGACCAGCGGGTCGTCACTGGCCCACGCCGAGTGCGCGGTGAACGGGTGCCACAGGTGGGCCAGATCGCGGGCCACCAGGTCCCGGGTCCGCGCGGTCAGCTGGGCGTCGGTCACGGCCGGAATCCTCCCAGTGCCGAGTCCGTGGCCGCCGCCCTGGGCCGGTCGGGCAGAATCACAGGCCGTGCCCGACCTCGTCCTGGACGCCGCCGATCCCGGTTTCGCGGCCGATCCACACCCGGTCTACGACCGGCTGCGACGGACCGGGCCGGTGCAGCAGGTCCGGTTCGCCAACGGGTCCACCGGCTGGCTGGTGACGTCGTACGACGAGGCGCGGCAGGCGCTCACCCACCCGGATCTGTCCAACACGCTGCGACCGGGGACCGCGACGTCCGGTGCCCGAGCCGTGCTGGAACGCCACATGCTGACCTCCGACGCCCCTGAACACACCCGGCTGCGGCGACTGGTCACCGACGCCTTCAGCCCGCGCCGCATCGCCGCGCTGACGCCCGTGGTGCGCGACGTCACCGACGGGCTGGTCCGCCAGCTGCTCGCATCAGGACCGGGCCCGCTGGACCTGGTGTCCCAGTTCGCTTTTCCACTGCCGGTCACCGTGATCTTCGAGGTCCTCGGCGTCCCGTTGGCCGATCGGGACGACCTGCGCTCGTGGACCTACACGGTCGCGTCGCCGAACGGGCCGGCCGGTGACGCACCGACTCAGGCCGCGTGGGCGCACATGCTGCGGTACTTCGCCGACCTGATCGCCGCGAAACGCGCCCAGCCCACCGACGACCTGTTCAGCGACCTCGTCGTCGCCGAGGACGACGGCGGCCGGCTGACCGAGGCCGAACTGCTCGGTATGGCGTTCCTGCTGCTGTTCGCCGGCTACGAGACGACGATGAACCTCATCGGCAGCACCGCACTGGCCCTGCTGAGCGACCCGGCGCTTCGCGACCAGCTGCGGGCCGAGCCTGCCCGGCGCGACGCGGCGGTCGAGGAGTTGCTGCGCCACGCCAGCCCGATCGAAGGCGCCCTGTGGCGCAGGGCATTGCGCGACGCGACCGTCGGCGACGTCACGGTGCCGGCCGGCGACACCGTGCTGGTCCTGCTCGCGGCGGCCAACCGCGACCCCGGTCGCTTCGACCGGCCCCACACGCTGGACTTCGACCGGCCGGCCAGCGCCCACCTCGCGTTCGGCTACGGCGCGCACTACTGCGTGGGGGCTCATTTGGCACGACTGGAGGCGCGGATCGCCTTGGGAGCGTTGCTCGACGACGTGCCGACGCTGCAACTGGCCGCGGACCCCGCCGACATCCCGTGGCGGCCGGGTTTACTGGTACGCGGCCCGGCGCGGCTGCCGGTCACGATCTGACCACCGACTCCCAGGGTCTGCGCACCTCAGGACAGCAGTGCCGCGGGACAGCAGTGCCGCGGGCCGCAGCCCGTCGGGGGCATCAGTGCCTCGGGAATCTGGGCCGCGGCACAGCAGGTGATCGGCCAGGATCGACCCCGCAGGATCGGAGGAGCCGATGACCGACGTACGACGGCAGTTCCGGCGTGCCGTACGGCGACTGCGCAACGCCGCCAAGCCCGCGGTCACCGTGACCGCACCACCGACCGGGGTGGTCGTCGAGCGCGACGTCGTGGTCACGATGCCGGACGGGGTGGACCTGCGCGTCAACGTCTTCCGGCCCGACGCCGGCAGCGACGGCGACCGTGCCCGGCCCGGCCCGACGTATCCGGTCGTGCTGTCCGCTCACCCGTACGGCAAGGACAACCTGCCCCGGCGCAAGCCGGCCTGGCTCGGCGGCGGCTACACCTTCGCCGCGCAGTATCACGCCTTCCCGCAGCCGGATCCGATCAGCTTCTCCGCCTGGACCAGCTGGGAGGCACCGGATCCCGGCTGGTGGGTACCGCGGGGCTACGTCGTGGTCAACGCCGACCTGCGCGGGTTCGGCCACTCCGACGGTACGGCCGAGTTGCTGTCGGAGCAGGAGGCGGCCGACTACGAGCAGCTCATCGCCTGGGCCGCAAGCCAACCGTGGTCCAACGGCCGGGTCGGGCTGCTGGGCGTGTCCTACCTGGCCCTCGCGCAGTATCGCGTCGCCGCCCGCCGGCCACCGCACCTGGCGGCCATCTGCCCCTGGGAGGGTTTCAGCGACCTCTACCGCGACTTCGCTCGTCCCGGTGGTGTCCGCGAGGACGGGTTCCTGCCGCTGTGGAGCCGGTTGACGGCCCGCGCCGGCCGGGTCGAGGAGGACCTGCGAGCGCAGCAGGCCGCCCGCCCGCTGTGGGACGACTGGTGGCAGTCCAAGACGCCCGACCTGACCGCCATCGACGTCCCGATGCTGGTGTGCGGCAGCTTCTCCGACCACGATCTGCACAGCCGAGGCTCGTTCGAGGCCTTCCGCCGGGCCGGGTCGGCCGACAAGCGCCTGTTCACCCATCGCGGCGGGAAGTGGTCGACCTTCTACTCCGCCGAGGCCCTCGCCGCCCAGCACGCCTTCTTCGAGGACACCCTGGTCGCCGCTCCCGCAGCGGTGCCGGCCACTCCTGCGGTACGCCTCGAGGTCCGTTCAGCCGGCGCCGTCGTGGCCGACGTCCGGCACGAGTCCGCCTTTCCCCCGGCCGGGACGGCCTGGCGTACCTGGTATCTGACCGCACCGGGCGCGCTGGTGGACATCGCGGCCGCCAACGAGGCGACGTACCGGTTCGATACGGCGACCGGCCGTGCCCGGTTCGTCCGCCGGATCGCCGAGGACGTCGAGCTGGTAGGGCCGGTGGCGCTGCGGCTGTACGTCGAAACCATCGACTGCCCCGACATCCATGTGTTCGCCGGGATCGAGTTGTGGCGCAACGGCATCCGGGTGGGCTTCGAGGGCTCGTATGGCTTCGCCGACGATCTGCTCACCCACGGCATGCAGAAGTCCTCGCACCGCGACCTGGACCCGGACCTGTCCGCCACCGGCGTGCCGGTCCACTCCCACCGCGACGCCGTCCTGCATGAGCCCGGCGAGATCGTGCCGGTGGATGTGGCGCTACTGCCCTCGGCGACCCGCGTCAGCGCCGGCGACGAGATCCACCTGGTGGTGCAGGGCCACTGGTTCTTCCCGGTCGATCCGCTGCGCGGCCAGTTCCCGGCCAAGTACGAGGCGTCGCCGCCCGGAACGGCTGTGCTGCACTGCGGCGGCCGGTACGACGCTGCGCTGCTGGTTCCCGAACTGGCCGTGCCGACGTCGACGCCTACGCCAACGTCGGCGAGTTCACGGTAGCGGCGCAATCGCCACGTCGTACGGCACGTCGAGGACGGCGATCCCGAACCGGGCCAGTTGGCCGCGCAACTCGGTGGCGGCCAGGACATCCGTGGTACGAGAGCGCCAGCCACGCACGATGCTGCGCGCGCCTGAGGGTCCAAACAGCGCGACGTTGCGGGCGGTCGCCGTCGGATCGTGCCTGATCCAGGCCACGATGCCGGCCAGACCATGGGCCCGGATGGCGCGCGCCCAACGCTGACTGGTCGGCCGGTCGTCGCCGGCGGACAGGTCCAGGGTCACGCCGTACGTCGCCGCCCGTTCGTGCCCGAAGTCCGCCAGCGTCAGTCGCGTGCCGACCCGGGTCACCGTGAACAGGGCCCGCGACGCCGCGTCGGCCCGCGCCACGATCCTGGTCTGGCCGAACACTTCCAGCCAGGCGCCGTAGGCCCGATCGGACAGCGAGCAGGTCCCGTCCGGCACCGGCAGGTCGAACCGCCCGCTGTCGGGCCGCCCGCTGCTGGCGAAGAACCACGGCGTGCGCACCCGGCCGTCGGCGTCACGACGCCGCACGATCCGGTAGAGCACCTGGCCCAGCGGCAGCCGCGTCGTCGGGAACCCACGCAGCTGGGTGGGCGGCTCGGCCGGGGTCGGCACCTCAGGCGGCCAGCGCCGCGGCCCACTGCCGAGCCAACTCGACGACTCGGGCAGACTCGTTGCGCCGCAATGCTTCGACCGGCGTCGAGCCGTCCAGCCCAGCGGCCGGTGACACCAGCCAGGACGCCAGCGTCCACCGCGAGACCGCGCTGTCCGGCACCGCGTCGAGGACCTCCGCCAACCCGGGCACGACGGACCCGGCCGCGAACTGGAACGCCGGGTAGACCACCCGACCGGAGCCGGTCCGCAGCGCCAGCAGGTTGCGGCGCTTGCTGACCGCCTGGCGGCTGATCGGACGCCCGCCGTATGCGAGCAACCGGCCGACGCTCTCGGCGTCGTACAGCGGGCCGAGGTGCTCCTGCCACGCCGCCGCCGCGTCCACCACCCGGTCGGCGGTCAGCTGGGCCAGCAGCTCGGGATCCGCCACGCGCGCCAGCGACGCCCCACCGGGATCGCGCCGTACCAGTTCGCCGACGAAGGATTCCAGCCAGCGCGCCTGGCTCGCGGTGACCTCGACGCGTCCACCGCCGGGAAAGCGCAGCGCCTGCGCGCTGTCGGTCATCGCGCCTCCTGTCAAGGTTGTCAACCGACGGTACGCCGGGCTCTGT contains the following coding sequences:
- the tsaB gene encoding tRNA (adenosine(37)-N6)-threonylcarbamoyltransferase complex dimerization subunit type 1 TsaB — encoded protein: MLLLALDTSSPQITVAIHDGSTSLVARTQTAAQGHGELLAPMVAEAISAIGARPADLTAIAVGVGPGPFTGLRVGLATAVVLGYVVDVAVYGVCSLDAVAAAARDRGIAGPLAATSDALRGEVHWACYDAAGRRGDGPHVGPPDVAAAAIGARPVVGPGAARYPEAFAGRGDAGAPVTVAASCLADLAAAALARGEPLLPPQPLYLRRPDAVAGGNRKPVLR
- the bioB gene encoding biotin synthase BioB, which encodes MSDVLAVARQQVLEQGIGLSEAQVLEVLLLPDDRLPELLALAHEVRMAHCGPEVEVEGIVSVKTGGCPEDCHFCSQSGLFSSPVRAAWLDIPALVQAAKETAATGATEFCIVAAVRGPDERLMTQLREGVAAIHAAVDIQVAASVGMLTQQQVDDLVQMGVHRYNHNLETARSYFPNVVSTHTWEERWETLRMVGEAGMEVCCGGLVGMGESIEQRAEFAAQLAALEPDEVPLNFLNPRPGTPFGDRDVMPAADALRTIAAFRLAMPRTILRYAGGRELTLGDLGTRDGLLGGINAVIVGNYLTTLGRDPAEDLQLLDELRMPIKALSSSL
- the bioD gene encoding ATP-dependent dethiobiotin synthetase BioD, whose amino-acid sequence is MLPSTFGARWGVATAVDRARRPHRRRRGASSGRAARRRSRRRVAAVSVLVVTGTGTGVGKTVTTAAVAALAAARGASVAVVKPGQTGVRPGEPGDVDEVRRLSGVMDLHEYGRFPDPLAPAAAARLSGLPPVDLGAAAGRIGALAADRDLVVVEGAGGLLVRYDAAGATIADLAAALDAAVLVVVAAGLGTLNHTALTLEAMAHRGLQLAGVVIGTWPAEPGLDDRSNLADLELLAARPLAGALPARAGELDRAGFCHVARAGLGPSLGGSFDAAAFRRTEDVRISGSV
- the bioA gene encoding adenosylmethionine--8-amino-7-oxononanoate transaminase: MTDAQLTARTRDLVARDLAHLWHPFTAHSAWASDDPLVIDRAEGMYLWDSDGRRYLDGVSSLWVTVHGHRVPEIDAAVRAQLDRLDHSTFLGLTHEPGIVLAEALLAGAPAGLTRVFYAGDGAAAVEAALKMAYQSKAQRGQQRPLYVHVAEGYHGDTLGAVSVGGMELFHETYRPIMLESRMVSCPGLVAAGQPRAERAAAVLAELASLLEREGDRVCAVIVEPLVQAAAGMLTHDGAFLVGVRELCDRHDVLMIVDEVATGVGRTGRMWAVDHVGVAPDLLVCGKGITGGYLPLSAVLATEAVYEAFLGPPSAGRTFFHGHTYTANPLCCAAAIANLGLLVERGTVAHAARVGERIGELTAGLATYDGVTEIRRLGTMTGIEVASVTDRTGMAVCRKARELGVILRPLGDVVVLMPPLAIDDAQLDELVQVADAAIRAVVQ
- a CDS encoding cytochrome P450, which gives rise to MTSGSSLAHAECAVNGCHRWARSRATRSRVRAVSWASVTAGILPVPSPWPPPWAGRAESQAVPDLVLDAADPGFAADPHPVYDRLRRTGPVQQVRFANGSTGWLVTSYDEARQALTHPDLSNTLRPGTATSGARAVLERHMLTSDAPEHTRLRRLVTDAFSPRRIAALTPVVRDVTDGLVRQLLASGPGPLDLVSQFAFPLPVTVIFEVLGVPLADRDDLRSWTYTVASPNGPAGDAPTQAAWAHMLRYFADLIAAKRAQPTDDLFSDLVVAEDDGGRLTEAELLGMAFLLLFAGYETTMNLIGSTALALLSDPALRDQLRAEPARRDAAVEELLRHASPIEGALWRRALRDATVGDVTVPAGDTVLVLLAAANRDPGRFDRPHTLDFDRPASAHLAFGYGAHYCVGAHLARLEARIALGALLDDVPTLQLAADPADIPWRPGLLVRGPARLPVTI
- a CDS encoding CocE/NonD family hydrolase translates to MTDVRRQFRRAVRRLRNAAKPAVTVTAPPTGVVVERDVVVTMPDGVDLRVNVFRPDAGSDGDRARPGPTYPVVLSAHPYGKDNLPRRKPAWLGGGYTFAAQYHAFPQPDPISFSAWTSWEAPDPGWWVPRGYVVVNADLRGFGHSDGTAELLSEQEAADYEQLIAWAASQPWSNGRVGLLGVSYLALAQYRVAARRPPHLAAICPWEGFSDLYRDFARPGGVREDGFLPLWSRLTARAGRVEEDLRAQQAARPLWDDWWQSKTPDLTAIDVPMLVCGSFSDHDLHSRGSFEAFRRAGSADKRLFTHRGGKWSTFYSAEALAAQHAFFEDTLVAAPAAVPATPAVRLEVRSAGAVVADVRHESAFPPAGTAWRTWYLTAPGALVDIAAANEATYRFDTATGRARFVRRIAEDVELVGPVALRLYVETIDCPDIHVFAGIELWRNGIRVGFEGSYGFADDLLTHGMQKSSHRDLDPDLSATGVPVHSHRDAVLHEPGEIVPVDVALLPSATRVSAGDEIHLVVQGHWFFPVDPLRGQFPAKYEASPPGTAVLHCGGRYDAALLVPELAVPTSTPTPTSASSR
- a CDS encoding RES domain-containing protein, whose protein sequence is MGWTARRRSKHCGATSLPESSSWLGSGPRRWPPEVPTPAEPPTQLRGFPTTRLPLGQVLYRIVRRRDADGRVRTPWFFASSGRPDSGRFDLPVPDGTCSLSDRAYGAWLEVFGQTRIVARADAASRALFTVTRVGTRLTLADFGHERAATYGVTLDLSAGDDRPTSQRWARAIRAHGLAGIVAWIRHDPTATARNVALFGPSGARSIVRGWRSRTTDVLAATELRGQLARFGIAVLDVPYDVAIAPLP